One part of the Pecten maximus chromosome 9, xPecMax1.1, whole genome shotgun sequence genome encodes these proteins:
- the LOC117335071 gene encoding LOW QUALITY PROTEIN: gigasin-6-like (The sequence of the model RefSeq protein was modified relative to this genomic sequence to represent the inferred CDS: deleted 2 bases in 2 codons; substituted 1 base at 1 genomic stop codon), with the protein MAGHNKLWMFVGCITIICHLSLCRHLFERTVDHVLQEVLRCNPSHPGLTVSVVKDGHVLLSKGYGVRDKTTQEPVTNTTLFALGSVSKAFAATLLLKQIAKHNLTIFSNVADILGNGFQFSTSLRTEYAAIRDLLSHTMGFPSHNMIHLDPTLTLQTLPRRMKYLKANYPFQSVYEYNNLMYGLVTAISEKLGRKSWEKLVQNSLYTRLGMTSSSFLSTVDVNVSKVAQGYVTVQDTGHSHAVPFDLLRAWSNMVGAIGVMSNAEDMTKWMMFHLNGGRRISGEQVVDSEVLSPMYYPRNPIRHSSIAKYFSRPKVPVTTTEYSYAFGWRNGYYRGYPILRHTGTISGFSSLLTLFPDSDIGIFTSMTGSDPSYILRTLLHNYLADIALGETPWLNETTVCTFPEPWMKKTSHCLLXLETNLPFHRDINQYVGSYHNDLYGTITLHVSSPHHHLVMQYGIARWYLYPKHSADNFSGKGNGLAAVVYDLDSIVFHTVTHGLIHSMVIPSFESSDPPVFIKKSSQTTSHHGTSFG; encoded by the exons atggCGGGCCATAACAAGTTATGGATGTTTGTTGGATGTATTACCATCATTTGCCATTTGTCGCTGTGTCGGCACTTATTCGAGCGTACGGTAGACCATGTTCTGCAAGAG GTCCTCAGGTGTAATCCGAGCCACCCTGGACTTACCGTGAGCGTGGTAAAAGATGGGCACGTGCTGCTCTCTAAAGGATATGGAGTGAGAGACAAAACTACCCAGGAGCCGGTAACCAACACAACACTGTTCGCCTTGGGCTCCGTCAGTAAAGCTTTCGCTGCAACCCTTCTACTGAAGCAGATAGCCAAACACAA CCTTACCATTTTTTCTAACGTGGCCGACATTTTAGGAAATGGTTTCCAGTTTTCTACAAGCCTTCGAACAGAATATGCGGCGATCAGGGACCTTTTGTCTCACACCATGGGGTTTCCAAGTCACAACATGATTCATCTCGACCCGACATTAACACTTCAAACATTACCCAG ACGCATGAAATATTTGAAGGCGAACTACCCTTTCCAAAGTGTATACGAATATAACAATCTTATGTATGGATTGGTCACTGCTATATCAGAAAAACTCGGAAGGAAATCATGGGAGAAACTTGTCCAGAACAGCTTATATACACGTCTAGGAATGACATCCTCTTCATTCCTTTCAACCGTTGACGTCAACGTGTCAAAGGTCGCGCAAGGATATGTCACCGTCCAAGACACAGGACATAGCCACGCTGTTCCTTTTGATTTACTCAG AGCTTGGAGTAATATGGTGGGTGCAATAGGTGTTATGAGTAATGCAGAAGACATGACGAAATGGATGATGTTTCATCTCAATGGTGGAAGAAGAATCTCGGGGGAGCAGGTTGTGGACAGTGAGGTGCTATCCCCTATGTATTATCCCCGGAATCCCATCCGACATTCCTCTATTGCCAAGTACTTCAGCAGACCCAAAGTGCCAGTCACGACAACCGAGTACAGTTACGCATTTGGATGGAGGAATGGCTACTACCGAG GATACCCAATCCTCCGCCACACCGGAACCATTTCCGGGTTCTCATCTCTTCTTACACTCTTCCCCGATTCCGACATTGGAATATTTACATCCATGACCGGTTCCGATCCCTCA TACATTCTAAGAACGCTGCTTCACAACTACCTTGCTGACATCGCGTTAGGAGAAACCCCCTGGTTAAACGAAACGACAGTATGTACTTTCCCAGAACCATGGATGAAG AAGACGTCACATTGTCTTCTGTAATTAGAAACGAACCTCCCATTCCATCGTGATATCAACCAGTATGTCGGCTCCTATCACAACGATCTGTACGGAACGATTACCCTGCATGTGTCTTCACCTCACCATCATCTAGTGATGCAATATGGCATCGCCCGCTGGTATCTCTATCCCAAACATTCCGCCGACAACTTCAGCGGGAAAGGCAATGGGCTGGCAGCCGTCGTGTATGATCTAGATTCCATTGTTTTCCACACTGTAACGCATGGCCTCATCCATAGCATGGTTATCCCCAGCTTCGAATCATCTGATCCACCAGTGTTCATCAAGAAATCTTCTCAGACAACTTCACACCACGGAACGTCTTTTGGTTAA
- the LOC117333937 gene encoding tigger transposable element-derived protein 6-like produces MASSPTCKKRLLTDTSSPSPKRHRTDLTLEKKVQLIADSEKLPKLSQKELSLKYGIGRATVSDILKRREQYNSQFKENCESKKKRFPSSSKYGELNEAVFKWFSQARAKNIPLSGLIVHEKALQFSKELNLEEFKASNGWLESWKNRYSIGYFKVCGESADVDIESVNDYKRRVPSIVAGYHNKDIFNCDETGLFFRALPDKTLAEKRKECKGGKLAKERLTVMMCCSSVGEKLKPLVIGKARKPRCFGNINVDKLPVLWRSNKKSWMTSETFKDWIGRINSDMKKQRRHILVFLDNATSHSHDLTFSNVTLRYLPANTTSKLQPLDLGIIRAFKARYRKNMMQHLVMNIEKCKHASELTKAV; encoded by the coding sequence ATGGCCTCTTCACCAACATGTAAAAAAAGACTTTTAACGGATACAAGTAGTCCGTCACCTAAGCGACATCGGACAGATTTAACTTTGGAAAAAAAGGTGCAATTAATTGCCGATTCCGAGAAGCTTCCTAAACTTTCTCAAAAGGAACTCAGCTTGAAATATGGTATCGGCCGTGCAACTGTCTCCGACATATTAAAAcggagagaacagtacaacagtcaATTTAAAGAAAACTGTGAGTCGAAGAAAAAAAGATTTCCAAGTTCATCAAAATACGGGGAATTAAATGAAGCAGTGTTCAAGTGGTTCTCTCAAGCTAGAGCAAAAAACATACCTCTGAGTGGTCTGATCGTTCATGAGAAAGCGCTACAGTTTTCAAAAGAATTAAATTTAGAGGAATTTAAGGCATCTAATGGATGGTTGGAGAGCTGGAAAAACCGTTATTCTATTGGTTATTTCAAAGTCTGTGGTGAAAGTGCCGATGTGGATATAGAGTCAGTAAATGATTACAAGCGCAGAGTACCGAGTATTGTAGCTGGTTACCACAATAAAGACATCTTTAACTGTGATGAAACCGGACTTTTTTTTAGAGCTTTACCGGACAAAACGTTAGcagagaaaagaaaagaatgTAAAGGCGGAAAACTAGCAAAAGAAAGATTAACTGTGATGATGTGTTGCAGTAGCGTAGGAGAAAAACTGAAACCGTTGGTAATTGGGAAAGCACGAAAACCGCGATGTTTTGGCAACATAAATGTTGACAAGCTACCGGTATTGTGGCGTTCCAATAAAAAATCTTGGATGACATCGGAAACTTTTAAGGACTGGATTGGAAGAATCAACAGCGATATGAAAAAACAACGACGACACATACTGGTATTTTTGGACAATGCCACTTCACATTCCCATGACCTAACTTTTAGCAATGTTACCCTGAGGTACCTTCCAGCCAATACCACATCTAAACTCCAGCCGCTGGATCTTGGCATCATACGTGCATTTAAAGCTAGGTACAGGAAAAACATGATGCAACATTTGGTTATGAACATCGAGAAGTGTAAACACGCCTCTGAACTAACAAAAGCAGTATAA
- the LOC117335161 gene encoding protein flp-like, translating to MATPSWFGLLHLVVYVTCATAAITDFETQVDHVIQQAHGCRHNNPGLAVAVVKNGKVILAKGYGVRDVSTGTPTTNTTVFGIASLSKAFAATLLMKQLGPNNLTIYSTVADILGDHFQFSTNIRTQNADLRDLLAHTLGIPGNNYIRLDTNLTLQNLPSRIKNLKSIHPFRSSFMYNNLMYGLVTEISEKLGHKTWQQLINTNIFTPLGMTGSTFMTTVNRKNTDVAQGYVDDFDTGAIVPVPEELNRFWGKLAGSGGVMSNAVDMTKWMMFHLNGGKNSAGHQVVDAHALASIYVPRNSIRSSTVGRYFTKPDVPVTTSENNYAFGWKNGFYRGYPILRHTGTTFGYSSLLTLIPDMDIGVFITMTGSDHDYLFRTVLENYLADNALGETPWLNATTMCTFPEPWMRKHVTTHHSIVKNLPLHRPVSSYVGTYHNEAYGNLYVHNHAGDQSQLNMQVGIGNWKLFPTHTTDHFDGEGEGTLYKIKDLRNVQFHLDSHSSGIHSIEVPSFESHAPPLFTKTTSDLPGLLIG from the exons ATGGCGACACCAAGCTGGTTCGGACTGTTACACTTAGTGGTTTATGTTACGTGTGCAACTGCGGCCATTACAGACTTCGAGACACAGGTGGACCATGTTATTCAACAG GCCCACGGCTGTCGCCATAACAACCCCGGCCTGGCGGTCGCTGTCGTCAAGAACGGCAAAGTAATATTGGCGAAAGGTTATGGCGTGAGGGACGTGTCGACAGGAACTCCCACAACGAACACCACTGTCTTTGGTATAGCGTCCCTCAGCAAGGCATTCGCAGCAACGTTATTAATGAAACAACTCGGACCAAACAA CCTCACAATCTACTCAACGGTAGCAGATATCTTGGGTGACCATTTTCAATTTTCTACCAATATCCGAACTCAGAATGCCGATCTCCGAGACCTTTTAGCCCATACCTTAGGCATACCCGGAAACAACTACATCCGACTCGACACGAACTTAACACTTCAAAATCTGCCGAG TCGGATCAAGAATTTGAAATCAATCCATCCTTTCCGGAGCTCCTTCATGTATAACAATCTCATGTACGGACTAGTTACCGAGAtctcagagaaacttggtcacAAAACGTGGCAACAactaataaatacaaatattttcacGCCTCTCGGAATGACCGGATCTACTTTCATGACGACAGTTAACAGAAAAAACACTGACGTTGCGCAGGGATACGTGGATGATTTTGACACGGGAGCAATAGTTCCAGTACCCGAGGAACTAAATAG GTTCTGGGGCAAGCTAGCGGGTTCTGGTGGGGTAATGAGTAATGCTGTGGACATGACAAAATGGATGATGTTTCATTTGAATGGCGGGAAAAACTCGGCTGGTCACCAAGTGGTTGACGCGCACGCACTGGCGTCCATCTATGTTCCCAGGAATTCGATACGCAGCTCCACGGTCGGTCGATATTTCACCAAACCAGATGTGCCGGTAACTACAAGCGAGAACAACTACGCCTTTGGTTGGAAAAATGGATTCTACAGAG GGTACCCGATTCTCCGCCATACCGGAACTACATTCGGATACTCCTCGCTCCTAACGTTGATACCCGACATGGACATTGGTGTTTTTATTACAATGACAGGATCGGACCACGATTACTTGTTCCGGACAGTTCTAGAGAATTATCTGGCTGATAACGCACTCGGAGAAACTCCATGGCTTAACGCTACTACAATGTGCACGTTCCCAGAACCGTGGATGCGAAAACACGTCACTACACATCACTCAATTGTGAAGAATCTGCCCTTACATCGGCCAGTGTCCTCGTACGTCGGCACCTACCATAACGAGGCTTACGGCAATTTATATGTACACAACCACGCGGGAGATCAGTCTCAACTTAATATGCAGGTCGGGATCGGAAACTGGAAACTTTTCCCAACGCATACCACAGACCATTTTGATGGAGAAGGGGAGGGAACTCTATATAAGATAAAGGATTTAAGAAACGTACAGTTTCATTTGGACTCGCACAGCTCAGGAATCCACAGCATTGAGGTTCCTAGTTTTGAATCGCATGCCCCACCACTGTTCACGAAAACGACATCTGATCTTCCAGGATTGCTTATCGGATGA